Proteins from a single region of Cydia amplana chromosome 17, ilCydAmpl1.1, whole genome shotgun sequence:
- the LOC134655997 gene encoding inward rectifier potassium channel 2-like, with translation MLKDQELSEETEVEPLVKPGVYHFRNRSNHHKPYKYKHYFKRAVFKNGEFNIEKFNSKERLRFFTTWFVTMVKARWRWTLLNFVMAFIGIWLFFGCLYWLISMGHGDFNNNKIVNGTEWTPCIREIYNFTSAFLFSIEVQTTVAYGHRKITLECPDAIFTMCMQCIVSTIFQAFMIGILFAKLTRPKNRTQTILFSKNAVIYSRDDKMCVVFRVGDMRKSRILNIKALMYIIRMDRDDILDEFEQISLNVELDGCESTFFLWPVSVIHVIDKTSPFYNISAPDLLSGGLEILVVLEGIIESTGQPVQAKSSYTSNEILWGHRFVPMIDFNYEKNVYNVDFSKLGETEEIDTPLCSVHEYERILRENSREISLLTGDVPRNRSPTKVSWNNGTDFKREVY, from the exons ATGTTAAAAGATCAAGAATTATCTGAGGAAACTGAAGTTGAGCCACTGGTGAAACCAGGCGTCTACCATTTCCGAAATA gATCCAATCATCACAAACCCTACAAATACAAGCACTACTTCAAGCGCGCCGTCTTCAAAAACGGCGAATTCAACATTGAGAAGTTTAATTCCAAGGAGAGGCTTCGATTCTTCACCACCTGGTTCGTCACTATGGTCAAAGCAAGATGGCGATGGACTCTATTAAATTTCGTCATGGCTTTCATCGGCATCTGGTTGTTCTTCGGATGCTTGTACTGGCTTATTTCTATGGGCCATggcgattttaataacaacaaAATTGTTAATGGGACCGAGTGGACTCCCTGTATCAGAGAGATATACAATTTCACCTCAGCTTTTCTTTTCAGCATCGAAGTTCAAACAACAGTTGCTTATGGACATAGGAAGATAACTTTGGAATGCCCTGATGCCATATTCACTATGTGCATGCAATGCATCGTTAGCACAATCTTCCAAGCATTTATGATCGGAATACTGTTTGCTAAACTAACTAGACCCAAAAATAGAACACAGACAATTCTATTCAGCAAGAATGCTGTCATTTATTCTAGGGATGATAAAATGTGTGTAGTTTTCCGAGTGGGAGATATGAGGAAGTCCAgaatacttaatataaaagccTTAATGTATATAATTAGAATGGATCGAGACGATATTTTAGATGAATTTGAGCAAATATCTCTAAACGTGGAACTAGATGGATGCGAATCTACGTTCTTCTTGTGGCCTGTGTCAGTTATTCATGTTATAGATAAAACTAGTCCTTTTTATAATATTTCTGCGCCAGATTTACTGAGTGGTGGTTTAGAAATTTTAGTAGTTCTTGAAGGTATAATTGAATCAACTGGCCAACCAGTACAAGCTAAATCAAGTTATACATCAAATGAGATTTTGTGGGGGCATAGATTTGTGCCAATGATTGATTTCAATTATGAAAAGAATGTGTATAATGTAGATTTTTCTAAATTAGGTGAAACTGAAGAAATAGATACTCCTTTGTGTTCTGTTCATGAATATGAACGTATATTAAGAGAGAACAGTAGAGAGATCTCTCTTCTGACAGGTGATGTGCCGAGGAACCGGAGTCCAACAAAAGTAAGCTGGAATAATGGAACTGACTTTAAGAGAGAAGTATACTGA